A stretch of DNA from Bacteroidales bacterium:
TGCAGCAATGGATGCAATGGATCAATCAAATTACTGACGATGGACAATTATCAGAAGGTGGAAACCATTTTTCAAGGCAGGGCAGGGTAGTGGAGCCCGGAAATGTAACAATCAATTCTCCCTATATTGCTGACAGCGTTTCAGTGGCCGGATATATTCTGATCCTTGCCAAAGATATTGATGAAGCCACCGGAATTGCCACCAAATGTCCCATACTAAATGGTCAGAATACCAGTGTCGAGATCAGGGAAGTGGCTTCGCCTCGACAATAAAGGCATGCCAATAGCCAAAGGGATGAGGCATCGAAGCCGGGTGGCAGAATGCAGTGTCTCTGATGGTTAATCCGGACCCTGCGAATAGTGGTTTTATTTTGTGTTAGTCCGTTTCCAGACTGGATGCCTGCAAAGGTTAAGCATTGATTTTTG
This window harbors:
- a CDS encoding transcription initiation protein, producing QQWMQWINQITDDGQLSEGGNHFSRQGRVVEPGNVTINSPYIADSVSVAGYILILAKDIDEATGIATKCPILNGQNTSVEIREVASPRQ